A genomic segment from Candidatus Cybelea sp. encodes:
- a CDS encoding serine hydrolase: MKKRISVLLAAAFAISLAPCAAGPLTPASPQEIQRSLDAFVATAPGAVVIVGLVDHGVTHVYTAGTPPAGAPPLDASTEFQIGSITKTFTATLLAEMVRSGKVRLDDPIGMYLPAGAHAPAFKGQQITLLNLAEQNSGLPEMPTNFAPSNPSDPYADYGTAQLYDFLRSYALTRAPGATFEYSNVGVGLLGTLLSNAAHTKYASLLGSGVLKPLGVNETSAAITPQIRARLMPGFTQGLTPSPAWTLTGLAGAGAINSSVHDMLLYLKANMNAPSGRLGPAMAFAQMPRSDTTLAPFMKIGLNGFTNVNSHITWHNGQTGGYHSFLGFDRAGGTGIVVLANVAQFRVDDLAIHLLAPEANPTSPVIATPPPAVLPHGSSPYVGVYQLSPTFAITIFEDNGKLYGQATKQPQFELTLQSGTSYKVAGVDASITFVLDRAGRVTSLVLHQNGLNVLGTLVKP; encoded by the coding sequence ATGAAAAAGCGGATCTCCGTTCTTCTGGCCGCGGCTTTTGCGATCTCGCTCGCACCGTGCGCGGCCGGCCCCCTTACTCCCGCTTCGCCTCAAGAAATTCAACGCTCGCTCGACGCATTTGTGGCGACCGCGCCCGGTGCAGTGGTTATCGTCGGCCTTGTGGACCACGGAGTGACGCACGTCTACACGGCCGGAACGCCGCCCGCCGGCGCCCCGCCGCTCGATGCGTCCACGGAGTTCCAGATCGGTTCGATAACCAAGACGTTTACGGCGACGCTGTTGGCCGAGATGGTGCGCAGCGGCAAGGTTCGTCTCGACGATCCGATCGGCATGTATCTCCCAGCCGGCGCCCATGCGCCCGCATTTAAAGGTCAGCAGATCACGCTGCTCAATCTCGCCGAGCAGAACTCGGGATTGCCCGAGATGCCCACGAACTTCGCTCCTTCGAATCCGAGCGATCCCTATGCCGACTATGGAACCGCGCAGCTTTATGATTTCCTGCGCAGTTACGCGCTCACCCGAGCACCGGGAGCTACGTTTGAGTACTCGAACGTCGGCGTCGGTTTGCTTGGAACGCTGCTCTCGAACGCCGCGCATACGAAATACGCGTCGCTCCTGGGTTCGGGCGTACTCAAACCGCTCGGGGTGAACGAGACGAGCGCCGCCATCACCCCGCAGATTCGCGCGCGGCTCATGCCTGGGTTCACGCAAGGTCTAACGCCGTCGCCCGCCTGGACGCTTACCGGGCTCGCCGGCGCGGGCGCGATCAACTCATCGGTGCACGATATGCTCCTGTACCTAAAGGCAAACATGAATGCGCCCTCGGGACGCCTGGGTCCGGCAATGGCTTTCGCGCAAATGCCCCGCAGCGACACGACCCTGGCGCCGTTCATGAAGATCGGTTTGAACGGGTTCACCAACGTCAACTCGCATATCACGTGGCATAACGGCCAAACCGGCGGTTATCACTCGTTCCTCGGGTTCGACCGCGCCGGCGGGACGGGAATCGTCGTCCTTGCAAACGTCGCCCAGTTTCGCGTCGACGACCTTGCCATACACCTGCTCGCGCCTGAAGCGAATCCTACTTCGCCCGTTATTGCGACGCCGCCGCCGGCCGTGCTGCCGCACGGCAGCTCACCCTACGTTGGCGTTTACCAACTCTCGCCCACATTCGCAATCACGATCTTCGAAGACAACGGCAAACTCTACGGCCAAGCGACGAAGCAGCCGCAATTTGAGCTAACGCTGCAATCGGGTACGAGCTATAAGGTCGCGGGAGTCGACGCAAGCATTACGTTCGTTCTCGATCGCGCGGGCCGCGTGACCTCGCTGGTGCTGCATCAGAACGGCCTAAACGTACTCGGAACCCTCGTCAAGCCGTAG